The Haloarchaeobius amylolyticus genome window below encodes:
- a CDS encoding ferritin-like domain-containing protein, with protein MTDQQVVDLLKKAYSDEIETVMNYMTNAIVLDGVRAEEIKESLDQDIQEELTHARQLGNRLKQLDEAPPGSMEFEARQETLQPPEDTTDVLSVIEGVIDAEEDAIETYRALIDAAEAANDPVTEDIAVSLLADEEAHRTEFRGFRKEYRQD; from the coding sequence ATGACAGACCAGCAGGTCGTCGACCTCCTGAAGAAGGCGTACAGCGACGAGATCGAGACGGTGATGAACTACATGACGAACGCCATCGTCCTCGATGGCGTGCGCGCAGAGGAGATCAAAGAGAGTCTGGACCAGGACATCCAGGAGGAGCTGACACACGCGCGCCAGCTCGGCAACCGACTGAAGCAACTCGACGAGGCACCGCCTGGCTCCATGGAGTTCGAGGCCCGGCAGGAGACCCTCCAGCCCCCCGAGGACACGACGGACGTGCTCTCGGTCATCGAGGGCGTCATCGACGCCGAGGAGGACGCCATCGAGACCTACCGCGCCCTCATCGACGCGGCCGAGGCGGCCAACGACCCCGTGACCGAGGACATCGCGGTGTCGCTCCTCGCCGACGAGGAGGCCCACCGCACCGAGTTCCGTGGCTTCCGGAAGGAGTACAGGCAGGACTGA
- the ilvN gene encoding acetolactate synthase small subunit, translated as MSGGLQGPAPEERARPEGRRNKQGIRIDPEVEAEHEPRRAIISVLVEHEPGVLSDVSGLFSRRQFNIESLTVGPTEDDSRARITVVTEEPDPGIDQIEKQLRKLVPVISVNELPDDAINRELALIKVDADHPDQVSAVADMYDAKTVDACQETVTVEITGSRQKIESAIETFERFGVREITRTGTAALARATTDTAQRQ; from the coding sequence ATGAGCGGCGGCCTGCAGGGCCCCGCGCCCGAGGAACGCGCCCGCCCCGAGGGCCGGCGCAACAAGCAGGGCATCCGCATCGACCCCGAGGTCGAGGCGGAACACGAGCCCCGCCGGGCCATCATCTCGGTGCTGGTCGAACACGAGCCGGGCGTCCTCTCGGACGTCTCCGGCCTGTTCAGCCGCCGGCAGTTCAACATCGAGAGCCTGACCGTCGGGCCGACCGAGGACGACTCGAGGGCCCGCATCACGGTCGTCACCGAGGAGCCCGACCCCGGCATCGACCAGATAGAGAAGCAACTCCGGAAACTGGTGCCGGTCATCTCGGTCAACGAGCTGCCCGACGACGCCATCAACCGCGAGCTGGCGCTCATCAAGGTCGACGCCGACCACCCGGACCAGGTCTCGGCCGTCGCCGACATGTACGACGCGAAGACGGTCGACGCCTGCCAGGAGACGGTCACCGTCGAGATAACCGGGAGCCGACAGAAGATCGAGTCCGCCATCGAGACGTTCGAACGCTTCGGCGTTCGCGAGATCACCCGCACCGGTACCGCCGCACTGGCGCGAGCCACCACCGACACCGCACAACGACAATGA
- a CDS encoding LeuA family protein → MGEIQCRTTTPALTPVRAIEFFQGTLNATTEFDTARVFDTTLRDGEQSPRTSFSYEDKRDIAAVLDEMGTHVIEAGFPVNSDAEFEAVSDIAKYTDATTCGLARVVDKDIEAAIDSGVEMIHVFVSTSDVQIEDSMHATREQVKQRAIESVRRVKEAGVECMFSPMDATRTDEDFLIEMVEAVTEAGTDWINVPDTCGVATPRRFYDMIETINEHTTARIDVHTHDDFGLATANALSGIEAGAHQAQVSVNGIGERAGNAAYEEFVMAVESVYQADTGIDTTRITELSKLVEARSDMPVPANKPVVGDNAFSHESGIHAAGVIENSDTFEPGVMTPEMVGASRELVLGKHTGVHAVRQHLVEAGFDPTESQVRAVTRKVKDHGAEKERVTASTLFEFARDIGIPTEEETEEVRA, encoded by the coding sequence TTGGGTGAGATACAATGTCGCACCACGACACCCGCTCTGACACCAGTCAGGGCGATCGAGTTCTTCCAGGGCACACTGAACGCCACAACTGAATTCGACACCGCACGCGTATTCGACACCACACTGCGGGACGGCGAGCAGTCCCCACGGACGTCTTTCTCCTACGAAGACAAACGGGACATAGCGGCTGTGCTGGACGAGATGGGCACCCACGTCATCGAGGCCGGGTTCCCCGTCAACTCCGACGCCGAGTTCGAGGCCGTCTCGGACATCGCCAAGTACACAGATGCGACGACCTGCGGGCTGGCCCGGGTCGTCGACAAGGACATCGAGGCCGCGATCGACTCCGGCGTCGAGATGATTCACGTCTTCGTGAGCACCTCCGACGTCCAGATCGAGGACTCGATGCACGCCACCCGCGAACAGGTGAAACAGCGAGCCATCGAATCGGTCCGCCGCGTCAAGGAGGCCGGCGTCGAGTGTATGTTCTCGCCCATGGACGCCACCCGGACCGACGAGGACTTCCTCATCGAGATGGTCGAGGCCGTCACCGAGGCCGGAACCGACTGGATCAACGTCCCGGACACCTGCGGGGTCGCGACCCCGCGGCGGTTCTACGACATGATCGAGACCATCAACGAGCACACCACGGCTCGCATCGACGTGCACACGCACGACGACTTCGGGCTGGCGACCGCCAACGCCCTGTCCGGCATCGAGGCCGGCGCCCACCAGGCGCAGGTCTCGGTGAACGGCATCGGCGAGCGCGCCGGCAACGCGGCCTACGAGGAGTTCGTCATGGCCGTCGAGTCGGTGTACCAGGCCGACACGGGCATCGACACGACCCGCATCACGGAGCTGAGCAAACTGGTCGAGGCGCGCTCGGACATGCCGGTCCCGGCGAACAAGCCGGTCGTCGGCGACAACGCCTTCAGCCACGAGTCCGGTATCCACGCCGCCGGGGTCATCGAGAACTCCGACACGTTCGAACCGGGCGTCATGACGCCGGAGATGGTCGGTGCCAGCCGCGAGCTGGTGCTGGGCAAGCACACCGGCGTCCACGCCGTCCGCCAGCACCTGGTCGAGGCCGGGTTCGACCCGACCGAGTCCCAGGTACGCGCGGTCACGCGCAAGGTCAAGGACCACGGCGCGGAGAAGGAGCGCGTCACCGCGAGCACGCTCTTCGAGTTCGCTCGCGACATCGGTATCCCCACCGAGGAGGAGACCGAAGAGGTGAGGGCCTGA
- the ilvC gene encoding ketol-acid reductoisomerase, which produces MTDEFTTDVYYDDDADATYIEDKTVAVLGYGSQGHAHAQNLDESGVDVVVGLREDSSSRAAAEADGLAVATPREAAEQAEVVVVLVPDTVQPAVFEEIEPALDAGDTLQFAHGFNIHYNQIQPPEDVDVTMVAPKSPGHIVRRTYENGEGVPGLVAVYQNTTGEAKSEALAYAQAIGCTRAGVIETTFQEETETDLFGEQAVLCGGVTSLVKQGYETLVDAGYSPEMAYFECLNELKLIVDLMYEDGLGGMWHSVSDTAEYGGLTRGDRIVDEHARERMEEVLEEVQNGEFARQWITENQAGRPSYTQLKEAEENHDIEAVGEELRSLFAWEAQEDEQPEEPPAADD; this is translated from the coding sequence ATGACAGACGAGTTCACCACAGACGTCTACTACGACGACGACGCCGACGCAACGTACATCGAAGACAAGACGGTAGCCGTCCTCGGCTACGGCAGCCAGGGCCACGCCCACGCCCAGAACCTCGACGAGAGCGGGGTCGACGTGGTCGTCGGCCTGCGCGAGGACTCCTCCTCGCGCGCCGCCGCGGAAGCCGACGGGCTGGCCGTCGCCACGCCGCGCGAGGCCGCCGAACAGGCCGAGGTCGTGGTCGTGCTGGTGCCGGACACGGTCCAGCCGGCCGTCTTCGAGGAGATCGAGCCCGCGCTGGACGCCGGTGACACGCTCCAGTTCGCCCACGGCTTCAACATCCACTACAACCAGATCCAGCCGCCCGAGGACGTCGACGTGACGATGGTGGCCCCGAAGTCGCCGGGCCACATCGTCCGGCGAACCTACGAGAACGGCGAGGGCGTCCCCGGCCTGGTCGCGGTCTACCAGAACACGACCGGCGAGGCGAAGTCCGAGGCACTGGCGTACGCCCAGGCCATCGGCTGTACCCGCGCCGGCGTCATCGAGACGACGTTCCAGGAGGAGACCGAGACCGACCTGTTCGGCGAGCAGGCCGTCCTCTGTGGCGGCGTCACTTCGCTGGTCAAGCAGGGCTACGAGACGCTGGTCGACGCCGGCTACAGCCCGGAGATGGCCTACTTCGAGTGCCTGAACGAGCTGAAGCTCATCGTCGACCTGATGTACGAGGACGGGCTCGGCGGCATGTGGCACTCCGTCTCGGACACGGCCGAGTACGGCGGCCTGACCCGCGGCGACCGCATCGTCGACGAGCACGCCCGCGAGAGGATGGAGGAGGTCCTCGAGGAGGTCCAGAACGGCGAGTTCGCCCGCCAGTGGATCACCGAGAACCAGGCGGGCCGCCCGAGCTACACCCAGCTCAAGGAGGCCGAGGAGAACCACGACATCGAGGCCGTCGGCGAGGAGCTGCGCAGCCTCTTCGCGTGGGAGGCACAGGAAGACGAACAGCCCGAGGAACCACCCGCAGCAGACGACTGA
- the ilvB gene encoding biosynthetic-type acetolactate synthase large subunit encodes MSERASTTPSSTATGESSGAETDTDAEPTVPKTGATAVIESLEAAGVEFAFGVQGGAIMPVYDALYHSDIYHVTMAHEQGASHAADAYGIVAGEPGVCMATSGPGATNLVTGIADASMDSDPMIALTGQVPTEFVGNDAFQETDTTGVTAPITKTNYFASHPDTVGTTVSEAFALAREGRPGPTLVDLPKDITQADSNADAGPPQLPDTYQVTESAAPDAVEAAADAIQSANKPLLLFGGGVIKGDASEEARQFATTYDIPVVTTMPALGSFPEDHELSLEMAGMHGTGYANMAITMTDCLVAVGCRFDDRLTGGIETFAPDAEVVHIDIDPAEISKNVEADYPLVGDAATVLDQLDEAIEAAPQTKKWRATCQQWKSEYPMDYHAPEDEPLRPEFVVEAFDEATADDAIVTTGVGQHQMWAAQYWTYKTPRTWVSSHGLGTMGYGLPAAIGAKVAAPDQEVVCFEGDGSFLMTMQELSVAVRENLDITVAVLNNEHIGMVRQWQDAFFGGRRMASEYPWVPAFDKLAEAFGAKGIAVEDYDEVADAVDEALNYDGPAVVDFHVDPEANVYPMVPSGGDNGQFALTEGHL; translated from the coding sequence ATGAGTGAACGCGCGAGCACGACTCCGAGCAGCACAGCGACCGGTGAATCGTCCGGCGCGGAGACAGACACCGACGCCGAACCGACCGTCCCGAAGACCGGCGCGACCGCCGTCATCGAGTCGCTGGAGGCCGCCGGCGTGGAGTTCGCCTTCGGCGTCCAGGGCGGGGCCATCATGCCCGTCTACGACGCCCTGTACCACTCCGACATCTACCACGTCACGATGGCGCACGAGCAGGGTGCCTCCCACGCGGCGGACGCCTACGGCATCGTCGCCGGCGAACCCGGCGTCTGCATGGCCACGTCCGGCCCCGGCGCGACCAACCTCGTGACCGGCATCGCGGACGCCTCGATGGACTCGGACCCGATGATCGCCCTGACCGGGCAGGTCCCGACCGAGTTCGTCGGCAACGACGCCTTCCAGGAGACGGACACGACCGGCGTCACCGCGCCCATCACGAAGACGAACTACTTCGCGAGCCACCCCGACACGGTCGGCACGACCGTCTCGGAGGCGTTCGCGCTGGCGCGCGAGGGCCGTCCCGGCCCGACGCTGGTCGACCTGCCGAAGGACATCACGCAGGCCGACTCGAACGCCGACGCCGGCCCGCCGCAGCTGCCGGACACGTACCAGGTGACCGAGAGCGCGGCACCCGACGCGGTCGAGGCGGCCGCCGACGCCATCCAGTCCGCGAACAAGCCGCTGCTGTTGTTCGGCGGCGGCGTCATCAAGGGCGACGCCAGCGAGGAGGCACGACAGTTCGCGACGACCTACGACATCCCGGTCGTCACGACGATGCCCGCGCTGGGCTCGTTCCCCGAGGACCACGAGCTGTCCCTCGAGATGGCCGGCATGCACGGCACCGGTTACGCCAACATGGCCATCACGATGACGGACTGCCTCGTCGCGGTCGGCTGCCGGTTCGACGACCGGCTGACCGGCGGCATCGAGACGTTCGCGCCCGACGCGGAGGTCGTCCACATCGACATCGACCCCGCCGAGATCAGCAAGAACGTCGAGGCCGACTACCCGCTCGTCGGTGACGCGGCCACCGTCCTCGACCAGCTGGACGAGGCCATCGAGGCGGCGCCCCAGACGAAGAAGTGGCGCGCGACCTGCCAGCAGTGGAAGTCCGAGTACCCGATGGACTACCACGCCCCCGAGGACGAACCCCTCCGACCCGAGTTCGTGGTCGAGGCGTTCGACGAGGCGACCGCGGACGACGCCATCGTCACGACCGGCGTCGGCCAGCACCAGATGTGGGCCGCCCAGTACTGGACGTACAAGACGCCCCGGACCTGGGTCTCCAGCCACGGCCTGGGCACGATGGGCTACGGGCTGCCCGCCGCCATCGGCGCGAAGGTCGCGGCCCCCGACCAGGAGGTCGTCTGCTTCGAGGGCGACGGCTCGTTCCTGATGACGATGCAGGAACTCTCCGTGGCGGTCCGCGAGAACCTCGACATCACCGTCGCGGTGCTGAACAACGAGCACATCGGGATGGTCCGCCAGTGGCAGGACGCCTTCTTCGGCGGCCGCCGCATGGCCTCGGAGTACCCCTGGGTGCCCGCCTTCGACAAGCTCGCCGAGGCGTTCGGCGCGAAGGGCATCGCGGTCGAGGACTACGACGAGGTCGCCGACGCGGTCGACGAGGCCCTGAACTACGACGGGCCCGCCGTCGTCGACTTCCACGTCGACCCCGAGGCGAACGTCTACCCGATGGTTCCGAGTGGCGGCGACAACGGTCAGTTCGCGCTGACGGAGGGCCACCTATGA
- the leuC gene encoding 3-isopropylmalate dehydratase large subunit yields the protein MSEGTLYDKVWDRHKVTTLPTGQDQLFVGLHLIHEVTSPQAFGMLRERDMEVAYPDLTHATVDHIVPTADQSRPYEEDAAEEMMAELEENVREAGIDFSDPTTGDQGIVHVIGPEQGLTQPGMTIVCGDSHTSTHGAFGALAFGIGTSQIRDVLATGTVAMEKQKVRKIEVTGELADGVEAKDVILEIIRRLGTDGGVGYVYEYAGEAIEDLDMEGRMSICNMSIEGGARAGYVNPDETTYEWLEGRDEVPEGDAFEERKAYWESIRSDEDAEYDDVVTIDGSELEPVVTWGTTPGQGVGVTEPIPEPEELPADKQDTARRAQEHMRVEPGDTMEGYPIDVAFLGSCTNARLPDLRRAASIVKGKQVHEDVRALVVPGSQRVQEAAEQEGLKEVFENAGFDWRNAGCSMCLGMNEDTLEGDEACASSSNRNFVGRQGSKDGRTVLMNPRMVAAAAINGEVTDVRTVEETEVVTNE from the coding sequence ATGTCCGAGGGCACGCTCTACGACAAGGTGTGGGACCGGCACAAGGTGACGACGCTGCCGACCGGACAGGACCAGCTGTTCGTCGGCCTCCACCTCATCCACGAGGTCACCAGCCCGCAGGCGTTCGGGATGCTCAGAGAGCGGGACATGGAGGTCGCCTACCCGGACCTCACGCACGCGACCGTCGACCACATCGTCCCGACGGCCGACCAGTCCCGCCCGTACGAGGAGGACGCGGCCGAGGAGATGATGGCCGAACTGGAGGAGAACGTGCGCGAGGCCGGCATCGACTTCTCCGACCCGACCACCGGCGACCAGGGCATCGTCCACGTCATCGGGCCGGAGCAGGGGCTCACCCAGCCCGGCATGACCATCGTCTGTGGCGACTCCCACACGTCGACCCACGGCGCCTTCGGCGCGCTGGCGTTCGGTATCGGGACGAGCCAGATCCGCGACGTGCTCGCGACGGGCACGGTCGCGATGGAGAAGCAGAAGGTGAGAAAGATCGAGGTCACGGGCGAACTGGCAGACGGCGTCGAGGCGAAAGACGTCATCCTCGAGATCATCCGCCGGCTCGGCACCGACGGCGGCGTCGGCTACGTCTACGAGTACGCCGGCGAGGCCATCGAGGACCTCGACATGGAGGGACGGATGTCCATCTGCAACATGTCCATCGAGGGCGGTGCCCGCGCGGGCTACGTCAACCCCGACGAGACCACCTACGAGTGGCTGGAGGGCCGCGACGAGGTGCCCGAGGGCGACGCCTTCGAGGAGCGCAAGGCGTACTGGGAGTCCATCCGCAGCGACGAGGACGCCGAGTACGACGACGTGGTCACCATCGACGGCTCCGAGCTGGAGCCGGTCGTCACCTGGGGGACCACCCCCGGGCAGGGCGTCGGCGTCACCGAGCCCATCCCGGAACCCGAGGAACTGCCCGCGGACAAGCAGGACACCGCTCGGCGCGCCCAGGAGCACATGCGCGTCGAACCCGGCGACACGATGGAGGGCTACCCCATCGACGTGGCCTTCCTCGGCTCCTGTACGAACGCCCGCCTGCCGGACCTGCGCCGCGCCGCGAGCATCGTCAAGGGCAAGCAGGTCCACGAGGACGTCCGCGCACTGGTCGTCCCCGGCAGCCAGCGCGTCCAGGAGGCCGCCGAGCAGGAGGGCCTGAAGGAGGTCTTCGAGAACGCCGGCTTCGACTGGCGCAACGCCGGCTGTTCGATGTGCCTCGGCATGAACGAGGACACCCTCGAGGGCGACGAGGCGTGTGCCTCCTCGTCGAACCGGAACTTCGTCGGCCGCCAGGGGTCGAAGGACGGCCGCACCGTCCTGATGAACCCGCGGATGGTCGCCGCCGCGGCCATCAACGGCGAAGTGACCGACGTTCGCACCGTCGAGGAGACGGAGGTGGTCACGAATGAGTGA